The window TATCGCCGCCGGATTAGACGAATTGATCCTTAAACTGAAGAAAACATTGAACAGCACCTTTATCATTGTGACCCACGAATTAGAATCCATTCGCCTTGTAGCCGACCGTATTCTCATGTTGGATATGGGTGAGGTGATATTTTGTGGTACATTGGAAGAAGCTGCACAATCAACGAATGAAAGGCTGCGTCAGTTTTTTGATCGGAAGCCGGATGCATATATTTCACAACGAAACTTGGATTAACAGATCCTGAACACCATAGGAAAAATGATCTGTGGCTACACCAAAACAAAAATTTAAAGTGAGCATATTCTTGCTCTTCTGCATCGGAATTATGGTAGGAGGAACCCTGGTCGTGACGGGTATCTACCAAACACCGGGATTGCGCTATTGGCTGGAATTCGAGGAATCCATCTTGGGGCTGTACGAAGGCGGCATGGTGGAATACCTCGGCGTGCCCGTCGGCAAGGTGCAGGAAATCCACGTAACGCCCAATCAACTTGCCCATGTGGAGATCATGATTAATCCAAAAAAAGTGACGCTCCACGACGGCGTACAGGGCAAATTGGTGATCTACAGTATTGCTGCCGGTACCATGGCAATTTCCCTTTCAGGCGGCAACCCCGAGAATGAGCCTCTCCCTGAATTTAGTCTTATACCCTGCAAAACAAGCGTTATTGAAGCTTTCAGCTCACAGTTGACCACCATTCTGGAAGACTTGTCCAGCACCTTGAAAGACGTCTCTGTTATCGGCGAAAAAGTGCGTATCCAAGTGGAAGGACTTGAAGATACAACGGTACAAGATATTATGAACGGCGTCCGCAATATTGTGAATAAGGGCGATGCCTTTGTATCGAATACAGACACCTTAGTTGAAGAAACGACTGAAGCAGTTCGAGATTTCCGAGGTCATGCCAATACGCTTGTGGAAACGATTTCCGAGCGCAGCCAAGATCTTGAACGCTTGTTTAAAAAACTGGAAAGCTTGGCGGAAACCTATACGAGCCGCGGCGAAGAACTTAAGGTCGACGAATTGCAGCAAAACCTGAACAAGCTGCTCGAACAGATGGATTCCACCGTGGCGAACATGGAAACTATTGCCGGCGATATGATGCACAAAGCAGGTAATGTTGAATATACGTTAAGAGGAACGCTCACCGACTTAGGCGATTCCTTGGAAAGTGTACGCATCTTGGTAAATCAGCTAAAAGATGATCCTTCCGCGTTAATTCGCGGGCGCGGCCGTATACAGGAATAAAGAGTTTATGGAAGGAGCTATTATGTCGTACAGATACTGCAACGCGTTACGCCAACACCTTGGCAGGATCGGAATCCTGTCTTTCCTTTGCGTGACACTGCTGCTCACAGGATGTTTGAGCGCGCCGACCATAGAAAGAACGCGCTACTACACGATCACACCTAAGATAGAGGTGGAACAAACAGCCTCTACAGCCTTCACCTTGGGCGTGCGGCCCCTATTTACCTCAAGAACCTATGGGCCCGCCATGGCATACTTAGATCAAGGCAATCTATTGGTGTACCGCCAACATAATGAATGGGCGGAATCGCCTGCCGCTGTCGTAACCCGTGCGGTTGTTGACGGTTTAGCCGCATCCGGCCGTTTTGCCGATGTAGGCAACGCTGCCGACATGGTCCGTCCTGATTTTATTCTCACCGGTGAACTCAGAATTTACCAAGAAAACAGAACGGAACTGCCTGCCTGCGCAGAATTGGAAGTCCGTTTGGAAATGCGGCCCACCTTAGCGCAGGGTGTTCTCTACGCGGAAACGATTCGCGAAACCGAAGCTCTTTTGGAAGACAATTCCCAAGCTTTTGCAACGGCGATGAACATTGCAGTAAACAGATTCGCATCCCGGGCAGCAACCGCATTAAGCCAATTGCCGCTGCCCGAAAAAGAGGCAGAAACCAAAAGATAAGCGAGCAGCTCAGGGCTGACAGCTATTTCCGAGGAACCGGCTGTCTTTCGCTGTACCCTTTGCCTTATTGATGAAGCTGCGACAAGAGACCGACCATGGCTGCTTCTATCTGTTCCGCAGCGCCCACTTCAAGATAACTGGACCGTGCGCGCCAGGTTTCATAGCCGCCCATGGCGTGTTGTTCGATGGTAGGCAAATACCCGTTATAACCGTTTGCCAATTCAATGGTGAAGGTATTTTCAAAGGGCGAGGCGGCGCGCAATGCAAGCCCTGTTTCCACGAAAACTTCACAAGGAATCGCGGCGATACCTACCTGACCTATACGGACGGCTTGCAAGGGCACGGAAACGGTGTCGGGGAAATCCTTTAAAAGCACACTTTCACGGGCGAAGACTTCAGCCGAGCTTTTTAATATGGGCCCTTCCGCAGCGGCGAGAATTGTTTCAGCCCGTTCCAGTTCTTCCGCTGTCGCTTTGCGAACGCCCAATTCCAGTTCTTGTGCGGCACTCGCCAAGACGGCAGTGTCCATGAACACAAGTTCTTGATAGCGCGCATACACTTCATCGGCGACCCGTTGGGCAACGGCGCTCATCTTCGAATAGGGCGCGCCGGAAGTTCCTTTCTCACGGAAGTTGACATTGTTGATATTGCCGCTCGAA is drawn from Candidatus Hydrogenedentota bacterium and contains these coding sequences:
- a CDS encoding ABC transporter ATP-binding protein — encoded protein: IAAGLDELILKLKKTLNSTFIIVTHELESIRLVADRILMLDMGEVIFCGTLEEAAQSTNERLRQFFDRKPDAYISQRNLD
- a CDS encoding MCE family protein; protein product: MATPKQKFKVSIFLLFCIGIMVGGTLVVTGIYQTPGLRYWLEFEESILGLYEGGMVEYLGVPVGKVQEIHVTPNQLAHVEIMINPKKVTLHDGVQGKLVIYSIAAGTMAISLSGGNPENEPLPEFSLIPCKTSVIEAFSSQLTTILEDLSSTLKDVSVIGEKVRIQVEGLEDTTVQDIMNGVRNIVNKGDAFVSNTDTLVEETTEAVRDFRGHANTLVETISERSQDLERLFKKLESLAETYTSRGEELKVDELQQNLNKLLEQMDSTVANMETIAGDMMHKAGNVEYTLRGTLTDLGDSLESVRILVNQLKDDPSALIRGRGRIQE